Proteins from a single region of Pyrus communis chromosome 6, drPyrComm1.1, whole genome shotgun sequence:
- the LOC137736482 gene encoding late embryogenesis abundant protein 1, protein MSSMQQPFNAGQSQGQGQAKAEEWMQSTQETAHQARNATSDAAQSAKESAQHGKDQSAGFLQQTGEQVMNMAHGAMDSVKNTLGMNEKK, encoded by the exons ATGTCTAGCATGCAGCAACCATTCAACGCAGGCCAATCCCAAGGCCAGGGCCAG gCTAAGGCAGAAGAGTGGATGCAGTCCACACAGGAAACAGCACATCAAGCTAGGAACGCGACTTCTGATGCAGCTCAATCAGCCAAGGAGTCTGCCCAGCATGGAAAGGACCAAAGTGCTGGATTTCTTCAGCAG ACTGGAGAGCAAGTGATGAACATGGCACACGGTGCAATGGACAGCGTGAAGAACACACTCGGAATGAAtgaaaagaaatga
- the LOC137736086 gene encoding uncharacterized protein produces the protein MAEESLVNLEGDGFHATPPSPHSDIDINPNQRLSSVLLNEFNYLPWERAVSLALGGRSKLGYVIGAIPMPETTSPEYDAWLCKDQLVMSWLLNSMDRKIAEIFSYAESSMTLWKNLKEMYGNQNNAARVFQLKKDIVGLQQEGKPFVQHLGKLTTMWNELNVYRPHTIDAAVLTKTAEEDKIFQLLASLSPEFEDLRSHILMNPDLPSFSSVCATIQREEVRRKVMTLDMKANIPEARAYFSNQKLGEERGYKGKKTGLKCSHCDAGGHSRDRCWILHPELKPKFPRDNKGVSKGSYNPSYKANHVATTSSDGALKFTTNPAALINEFAMFLHKKQGLGDSEGPLNQCDNNQTTLLGQFAGFLAGNEGVVQMDIPGILHSFSTALNIGNVHDYWIIDSGATDHMTNKSTNLHKFENFSIPSQVSVANGKNAMVVGKGKIHLISSDVESEALYVPSFPFQLLSVSKITNSLNCLAIFSPKNVIFQDVVTKKTIGEGFFLNEDATCTPSDHVPNDVNLHSVEHLEDENPSSSEIHTAPSSDPSNHDVVQIPVVQSPTVRRNPGRERKLPSKLHDYVTYTASLVGKLVVLIYVDDLIVTGDNMSEINALKQYLNNKFAIKDLGTLKYFLGIEMAHSHKGFFLNQRKYVMDLLHEAKMTDCKPARTPLDSNLKLKTHSDPVPNLSYYQRMVGKLIYLTITRPDISYAVSIVSQFMHSPSMDHLKIVHRVLRYLKGSIGRGILMRNNSHTQISGYTDADWAGNSLDRKSTTGFCTFVGGNLVTWKSKKQSVVARSSAEAEYRAMASTACELIWLKSLLLTLGFPHQQPMSLHCDNQVAMHIASNPVFHERTKHIEVDCHYVRNQVQSKVIDTHYTRSHDQLADIFTKGLPSADFQRLLFKLGSINPFDPA, from the exons ATGGCTGAAGAAAGCTTAGTAAATTTGGAAGGAGACGGCTTTCATGCTactccaccatcaccacacTCAGATATTGATATCAACCCAAATCAACGTCTTAGTTCTGTCTTGCtaaatgagtttaactatcttccatggGAGAGAGCAGTTTCTCTTGCTCTGGGAGGACGATCAAAGCTTGGTTATGTTATTGGTGCTATTCCAATGCCTGAGACTACCTCACCGGAGTATGATGCTTGGCTATGCAAAGACCAGTTGGTCATGTCGTGGCTACTCAATTCCATGGATCgtaagattgcagaaatttttagctatgctgaatcctccatgactCTTTGGAAAAATCTCAAAGAAATGTATGGAAATCAGAACAATGCGGCTAGAGTGTTTCAGTTAAAGAAGGACATTGTTGGTTTGCAACAGGAAGGGAAGCCATTTGTGCAACATCTTGGAAAGCTGACCACTATGTGGAACGAGCTGAATGTGTATCGACCACACACCATCGACGCTGCTGTGCTAACTAAAACAGCcgaggaagacaaaatattcCAACTCCTAGCAAGCCTGAGCCCTGAATTCGAAGATCTTCGAAGCCATATCCTCATGAATCCCGACCTGCCTTCTTTTTCAAGTGTGTGTGCCAcaattcaaagagaagaggttcgaaggaaagtcatgaccttggacatgaaggcaaatataccagaagctagggcttacttctctaaccaaaaacttggtgaggagagaggctacaaaggaaagaaaactggCTTAAAATGTAGCCATTGTGATGCTGGTGGGCACTCAAGAGACCGATGCTGGATTCTTCATCCAGAGTTAAAACCAAAGTTTCCTAGGGATAACAAAGGTGTCTCGAAAGGCTCGTACAACCCTTCTTACAAGGCAAATCATGTTGCCACAACTTCTTCTGATGGAGCACTGAAGTTCACCACTAATCCAGCTGCACTGATCAACGAGTTTGCTATGTTTCTTCACAAGAAACAAGGTCTTGGAGATAGTGAAGGACCACTAAATCAGTGTGACAACAATCAAACTACACTACTAGGACAGTTTGCTGGCTTCCTGGCTGGAAATGAAGGCGTGGTACAAATGGACATCCCAGGTATCTTACACTCCTTCTCAACTGCTCTCAACATTGGTAAtgtgcatgattattggattatagattctggagccactgatcatatgactaacaagtctacaaacttgcataaatttgaaaatttttctaTTCCATCTCAAGTGTCAGTTGCCAATGGAAAAAATGCTATGGTtgtgggaaaaggaaaaatacatttgatctcaagtgatgtcgagtctgaggctctttatgttccctcattcccttttcaacttttatctgttagcaagatcacaaactcattaaattgtcttgccattttctctcccaaaaatgtgATCTTTCAGGATGTagtcaccaagaagacgattggtgaaggatttttcttaaatg AAGATGCAACATGCACTCCTAGTGATCATGTGCCGAATGATGTTAACCTTCACTCGGTGgaacatcttgaagatgaaaaccCTTCCTCATCGGAGATTCACACTGCACCCTCCAGTGATCCTTCCAACCATGATGTTGTTCAAATACCTGTAGTTCAATCTCCTACAGTTCGTCGCAATCCTGGACGAGAGAGGAAACTTCCATCCAAGTTGCATGATTATGTGACCTACACTGCCAG CTTAGTGGGTAAACTAGTTGTGctcatttatgttgatgatctaatTGTGACTGGTGATAATATGTCAGAGATTAATGCTCTTAAACAGTATCTCAACAACAAGTTTGCTATCAAGGATCTTGGCACTCTCAAATACTTTCTGGGCATCGAGATGGCACACTCTCACAAGGGTTTCTTCCTCAACCAACGCAAGTATGTCATGGATCTTCTTCACGAAGCAAAAATGACAGATTGCAAGCCTGCTCGTACCCCCTTGGATAGCAACTTGAAGCTAAAAACTCACAGTGATCCAGTTCCCAATTTAAGTTACTATCAAAGAATGGTTGGCAAACTCATTTATCTGACTATCACACGTCCTGATATATCATATGCTGTCAGCATTGTTAGCCAGTTTATGCACTCTCCAAGCATGGATCATTTGAAGATTGTTCATCGTGTGCTACGTTATCTTAAGGGTTCCATTGGTAGAGGAATTCTTATGCGCAACAATAGTCACACTCAGATCTCAGGCTAtaccgatgctgactgggcaggcAATTCTCTCGATCGCAAGTCTACCACTGGGTTTTGTACGTTtgtgggaggcaacctagttacctggaaaagcaagaaacaaagtgttgttGCACGCTCTAGTGCAGAGGCAGAGTATCGTGCTATGGCGTCCACTGCTTGTGAACTTATTTGGCTCAAAAGCCTTCTGTTGACTTTAGGTTTTCCTCATCAACAACCCATGTCCCTACACTGTGATAATCAGGTCGCGATGCACATTGCATCGAATCCTGTATTCCATGAGCGAACTAAACATATTGAAGTTGATTGTCACTACGTCAGAAATCAAGTTCAGTCCAAGGTGATCGACACTCACTACACGCGCAGTCATGATCAACTTgcggatattttcacaaaaggatTACCCTCTGCTGATTTTCAACGTCTTTtgttcaagcttggatcaattaatccctttgatccagcttga
- the LOC137737039 gene encoding beta-amylase 1, chloroplastic-like, with translation MALSMTHQISALSGTPIRSTDATSSSVESVSASPMWKSPAAGLTCKIQKPEGIDRLSPPLSPCRSPVLGSSRPDLSMACRAFAAEAESPVLEHQVRGPHYKGTGVPVYVMMPLDSVTMHNSVNRKKAMNASLQALKSAGVEGVMMDVWWGLVERDAPGAYNWGGYAELLEMARKHGLKVQAVMSFHQCGGNVGDSVTIPLPKWVVEEVDKDPDLAYTDQWGKRNCEYLSLGADTLPVLKGRTPVQCYADFMRAFRDNFKHLLGDTVVEIQVGMGPAGELRYPSYPESNGTWQFPGIGAFQCFDKYMLSSLKAAAEAAGKPEWGSTGPTDAGHYNNWPEDTPFFRKEGGGWNTAYGEFFLGWYSQMLLDHGERILTSAKSIFKEAGVKISVKVAGIHWHYGTRSHAPELTAGYYNTRFRDGYIPIAQMLARHGAIFNFTCVEMRDHEQPQEAQCLPEKLVAQVAMATQKVNVPLAGENALPRYDDYAHDQILEASSLNVEGNTQGNQMCAFTYLRMNPHLFQPDNWRRFVAFVKKMKEKGSRKCREEVEREAEHFVHVSTPLVQEAAVALMH, from the exons ATGGCGTTGAGCATGACGCACCAGATCAGCGCGCTCTCCGGGACTCCGATTAGGTCTACCGACGCCACCTCATCATCCGTGGAATCGGTCAGCGCGTCGCCAATGTGGAAGTCTCCGGCGGCAGGCCTGACTTGCAAAATTCAGAAGCCGGAAGGGATTGACAGGCTGTCGCCGCCGTTGAGTCCGTGCAGATCGCCGGTTCTCGGGTCGAGCCGGCCGGATCTGTCCATGGCGTGCAGGGCGTTCGCGGCGGAGGCGGAATCGCCGGTTCTGGAGCACCAGGTGAGGGGCCCGCACTATAAGGGGACGGGAGTGCCGGTTTACGTGATGATGCCGTTGGACAGCGTGACGATGCACAACTCGGTGAATCGGAAGAAGGCGATGAACGCGAGTCTGCAGGCGCTTAAGAGTGCTGGGGTGGAGGGTGTGATGATGGACGTGTGGTGGGGGTTGGTGGAGAGGGACGCGCCAGGCGCGTACAATTGGGGCGGGTACGCTGAGCTTCTCGAGATGGCGAGGAAGCACGGTCTCAAAGTACAGGCTGTGATGTCGTTTCATCAGTGTGGCGGGAACGTCGGTGACTCCGTTAC CATTCCTTTACCCAAATGGGTTGTGGAGGAGGTCGATAAAGATCCAGACCTTGCATACACTGATCAGTGGGGAAAGAGGAATTGCGAGTATTTATCGCTTGGCGCTGATACCCTGCCGGTCCTCAAGGGCCGCACGCCAGTCCAGTGCTACGCGGACTTCATGCGTGCCTTCAGAGACAACTTCAAACACCTCCTTGGTGACACCGTTGTG GAAATCCAAGTCGGAATGGGTCCAGCGGGTGAGCTGCGCTACCCTTCTTATCCAGAATCGAATGGGACATGGCAATTTCCAGGAATTGGCGCCTTCCAATGTTTTGACAAG TATATGCTCAGCAGCTTGAAAGCTGCTGCTGAAGCTGCGGGTAAGCCAGAATGGGGTAGCACAGGCCCCACTGATGCAGGTCACTATAACAACTGGCCGGAAGATACCCCATTTTTTAGAAAAGAAGGTGGAGGCTGGAACACTGCTTATGGTGAATTCTTCCTCGGCTGGTACTCGCAGATGCTCTTGGACCATGGTGAGAGGATACTTACCTCAGCTAAGTCTATCTTCAAGGAGGCCGGTGTGAAGATCTCAGTAAAGGTTGCAGGTATCCACTGGCACTACGGGACCCGGTCCCATGCCCCCGAGCTCACAGCAGGGTATTACAACACACGATTCAGAGATGGTTACATTCCTATTGCGCAAATGCTAGCACGCCATGGTGCCATCTTCAATTTCACTTGCGTTGAGATGCGCGACCACGAGCAGCCACAGGAAGCTCAATGTTTACCAGAGAAGCTTGTTGCGCAAGTGGCTATGGCCACACAGAAAGTAAACGTACCACTTGCCGGTGAAAATGCCCTGCCAAGGTACGATGATTACGCGCATGATCAGATCTTGGAAGCATCATCTTTGAACGTTGAGGGCAACACCCAAGGCAACCAGATGTGCGCGTTCACATACTTGAGGATGAACCCGCACCTGTTCCAGCCCGACAACTGGAGGCGTTTTGTGGCGtttgtgaagaaaatgaaggaaaagggTAGCCGCAAGTGCAGGGAAGAGGTGGAGAGGGAAGCAGAGCATTTCGTGCACGTTTCAACACCTTTGGTGCAGGAGGCTGCTGTTGCTCTGATGCACTAA